One region of Streptomyces capillispiralis genomic DNA includes:
- a CDS encoding SDR family oxidoreductase has protein sequence MTVTARHEGKTALVTGGSRGIGRAISRRLAREGALVAVHYGHDQAAAERTVKEIEADGGRAFPVHAELGVHGDADTLWAAFDRALAREDAPAGVDILVNNAGITVPRPIAAVTEADYDRVFAINTRAPFFIIQRGLPRLRDGGRIVNISSVATRVAFPAIVSYTMTKAALDYLTLSLAQELGPRGITVNAVAPGYTETEINPTLAVPEIRRRYSEASTFGRLGDPVDIADVVSFVASDDARWVTGQWIDASGGAHLGV, from the coding sequence ATGACCGTCACCGCCCGGCACGAGGGGAAGACCGCTCTGGTCACCGGGGGCAGCCGAGGTATCGGCAGAGCGATCAGCCGCCGTCTCGCCCGGGAAGGGGCCCTGGTAGCGGTCCACTACGGCCATGACCAGGCGGCCGCGGAACGCACCGTGAAGGAGATCGAAGCCGACGGCGGCCGTGCCTTCCCCGTGCACGCCGAACTCGGTGTGCACGGGGACGCCGACACCCTGTGGGCGGCCTTCGACCGGGCCCTGGCCCGCGAGGACGCGCCTGCGGGCGTGGACATCCTCGTCAACAACGCAGGGATCACCGTCCCCCGCCCGATCGCCGCCGTCACCGAGGCCGACTACGACCGCGTCTTCGCCATCAACACCAGGGCACCGTTCTTCATCATCCAGCGCGGCCTGCCCCGACTGCGGGACGGCGGCAGGATCGTCAACATCTCCTCCGTCGCGACCCGTGTCGCCTTCCCGGCGATCGTCTCGTACACCATGACCAAGGCCGCCCTGGACTACCTCACCCTCTCCCTGGCCCAGGAACTGGGCCCGCGGGGTATCACCGTCAACGCCGTCGCACCCGGCTACACCGAGACGGAGATCAACCCCACCCTCGCCGTCCCGGAAATCCGCCGCCGCTACAGCGAGGCCTCCACCTTCGGCCGGCTCGGTGACCCCGTGGACATCGCCGACGTCGTGTCCTTCGTGGCCAGTGACGACGCCCGCTGGGTGACCGGCCAGTGGATCGACGCCTCCGGCGGCGCCCACCTCGGTGTGTGA